The Archocentrus centrarchus isolate MPI-CPG fArcCen1 chromosome 12, fArcCen1, whole genome shotgun sequence genome includes a window with the following:
- the zmat5 gene encoding zinc finger matrin-type protein 5 → MGKRYYCDYCDRSFQDNMHNRKKHLNGVQHHRAKKAWYDNFRDSAAILNDEQEKKPCRKFLQKGICDFGSNCRFSHMTEEDLFNLKRQVEDERQHREDSEDRIMPGRSIEEWLSRREKKRAALSSKGDLKTEEDSDEGQAENDTLQQLLSVPDLPPSLLPPPGSGWKVNMNTEWG, encoded by the exons ATGGGGAAGAGGTACTACTGTGACTACTGTGACCGGTCCTTTCAGGACAACATGCATAACAGGAAAAAGCATCTAAATGGTGTTCAGCATCACAGAGCTAAAAAGGCCTGGTATGACAATTTCAGAG ACTCTGCAGCTATTCTGAATGATGAGCAAGAAAAGAAGCCCTGCAGGAAGTTTCTCCAAAAAG GAATTTGTGATTTTGGGTCTAACTGCAGATTTTCTCATATGACAGAAGAGGACTTGTTTAACTTAAAAAGACAGGTGGAAG ATGAACGACAACACAGAGAGGACTCTGAGGACAGAATTATGCCTGGGCGAAGTATAGAAGAGTGGCTCTCGAGAAGGGAAAAGAAGAGAGCTGCCCTTAGCAGCAAAGG AGATCTAAAAACCGAGGAAGACAGTGATGAGGGTCAAGCAGAAAATGACACACTTCAGCAGCTCCTCTCCGTTCCTGACTTACCGCCCTCACTTTTACCCCCACCTGGAAGCGGGTGGAAAGTCAACATGAACACTGAATGGGGTTGA
- the uqcr10 gene encoding cytochrome b-c1 complex subunit 9, with protein sequence MTLAKSVYNLLFRRTSTFAVTIMVGAVLFERVFDQGGDAIFEQLNRGKLWKHIKHNYENKDEE encoded by the exons ATGACGCTGGCTAAGTCCGTCTACAATCTGCTCTTCAGGAGGACGTCCACGTTTGCTGTAACCATCATGGTTGGAGCCGTCCTCTTTGAACGAGTATTTGACCAAGGCGGCGACGCAATCTTTGAGCAGCTTAATCGCGGG AAACTGTGGAAACACATTAAGCACAATTATGAAAATAAAGACGAAGAATAG
- the gal3st1b gene encoding galactosylceramide sulfotransferase isoform X3: MSGIKGTKCKALLRVLVPWVLLTNIILALYCLTNPSQSQEDTCPLNMGKLQKKSLITQSHSKECSPRTNIMFMKTHKTGSSTILNILFRFGEKHKLRFAFPDGRNDFFYPSPFLCSQVKDYRPGECFNIVCNHMRFDHQEVSKLLPPDSVYITILRDPVDLFESSFHYYHRAVPLTWKIRGENKLTEFLNSPRAFYSPEAFNSFYLKNVLFFDFGLDNNLEADDPRVMKEIKNLSKRFHLVLIAEYFEESLILLKDLLCWTMEDILYFKLNARRSSSKSHLDAEMRVKALQWNGADWKLYQHFNATLWARVEAYGRERMKQEVEELRRRNAEMKDICIEGGRAVEAQKIENSRFLPWQPVGETSILGYNMKKDTDPRFRTLCEKMLTPEIQYLSELGVSLWITRLWGWLKDAIY; the protein is encoded by the exons ATGTCAGGCATCAAAGGAACTAAATGCAAAGCTCTATTACGAGTTCTGGTTCCGTGGGTTTTATTGACCAATATCATCCTGGCGCTGTACTGCTTGACAAACCCAAGCCAA TCCCAAGAAGACACGTGCCCCCTAAACATGGGCAAATTACAGAAGAAAAGTTTGATCACGCAGTCTCACTCAAAAGAGTGCTCACCTAGAACAAACATCATGTTTATGAAGACACATAAAACTGGTAGTAGCACCATCTTAAATATCCTCTTCAGGTTTGGAGAAAAGCACAAGCTCAGGTTTGCGTTTCCTGATGGGCGCAATGACTTCTTCTACCCTTCGCCGTTCCTGTGCTCCCAGGTGAAGGACTACAGACCTGGAGAATGTTTCAACATTGTTTGCAACCACATGCGCTTTGATCATCAAGAGGTATCTAAGCTCCTGCCCCCAGACAGCGTGTACATCACCATCTTGCGTGACCCGGTGGATCTCTTCGAGTCTTCTTTTCATTACTACCACAGAGCAGTTCCCCTTACGTGGAAAATCAGAGGAGAGAATAAACTGACAGAGTTTCTGAACAGCCCTCGGGCTTTCTACAGTCCGGAGGCTTTTAACTCATTTTACCTTAAAAATGTGCTCTTTTTTGATTTTGGTTTGGATAACAACCTCGAGGCGGATGATCCTCGTGTcatgaaagaaattaaaaacttATCAAAGCGCTTTCATCTGGTCCTCATAGCAGAATATTTCGAGGAGTCTCTTATTCTGCTGAAGGATTTGCTCTGTTGGACAATGGAGGACATACTGTACTTTAAGCTTAATGCTCGCAGGAGCTCATCTAAGTCTCACCTGGATGCTGAGATGAGAGTCAAAGCCTTACAGTGGAATGGGGCTGACTGGAAACTCTATCAGCATTTTAATGCTACCCTCTGGGCCAGAGTCGAGGCTTATGGGAGAGaaagaatgaagcaggaggtaGAGGAGCTGAGGAGAAGAAACGCTGAGATGAAGGACATCTGTATTGAAGGCGGACGTGCAGTTGAAGCACAAAAGATTGAGAACAGCCGTTTCCTGCCCTGGCAGCCAGTTGGAGAAACTTCCATCCTGGGTTACAACATGAAGAAAGATACTGATCCGAGATTCAGGACACTGTGTGAAAAAATGCTCACACCTGAAATACAGTACTTATCAGAGCTGGGTGTAAGCCTGTGGATAACAAGACTATGGGGGTGGTTAAAAGATGCTATCTACTGA
- the gal3st1b gene encoding galactosylceramide sulfotransferase isoform X2 — MSGIKGTKCKALLRVLVPWVLLTNIILALYCLTNPSQVKLRYTCPLNMGKLQKKSLITQSHSKECSPRTNIMFMKTHKTGSSTILNILFRFGEKHKLRFAFPDGRNDFFYPSPFLCSQVKDYRPGECFNIVCNHMRFDHQEVSKLLPPDSVYITILRDPVDLFESSFHYYHRAVPLTWKIRGENKLTEFLNSPRAFYSPEAFNSFYLKNVLFFDFGLDNNLEADDPRVMKEIKNLSKRFHLVLIAEYFEESLILLKDLLCWTMEDILYFKLNARRSSSKSHLDAEMRVKALQWNGADWKLYQHFNATLWARVEAYGRERMKQEVEELRRRNAEMKDICIEGGRAVEAQKIENSRFLPWQPVGETSILGYNMKKDTDPRFRTLCEKMLTPEIQYLSELGVSLWITRLWGWLKDAIY; from the exons ATGTCAGGCATCAAAGGAACTAAATGCAAAGCTCTATTACGAGTTCTGGTTCCGTGGGTTTTATTGACCAATATCATCCTGGCGCTGTACTGCTTGACAAACCCAAGCCAAGTGAAACTCAGGT ACACGTGCCCCCTAAACATGGGCAAATTACAGAAGAAAAGTTTGATCACGCAGTCTCACTCAAAAGAGTGCTCACCTAGAACAAACATCATGTTTATGAAGACACATAAAACTGGTAGTAGCACCATCTTAAATATCCTCTTCAGGTTTGGAGAAAAGCACAAGCTCAGGTTTGCGTTTCCTGATGGGCGCAATGACTTCTTCTACCCTTCGCCGTTCCTGTGCTCCCAGGTGAAGGACTACAGACCTGGAGAATGTTTCAACATTGTTTGCAACCACATGCGCTTTGATCATCAAGAGGTATCTAAGCTCCTGCCCCCAGACAGCGTGTACATCACCATCTTGCGTGACCCGGTGGATCTCTTCGAGTCTTCTTTTCATTACTACCACAGAGCAGTTCCCCTTACGTGGAAAATCAGAGGAGAGAATAAACTGACAGAGTTTCTGAACAGCCCTCGGGCTTTCTACAGTCCGGAGGCTTTTAACTCATTTTACCTTAAAAATGTGCTCTTTTTTGATTTTGGTTTGGATAACAACCTCGAGGCGGATGATCCTCGTGTcatgaaagaaattaaaaacttATCAAAGCGCTTTCATCTGGTCCTCATAGCAGAATATTTCGAGGAGTCTCTTATTCTGCTGAAGGATTTGCTCTGTTGGACAATGGAGGACATACTGTACTTTAAGCTTAATGCTCGCAGGAGCTCATCTAAGTCTCACCTGGATGCTGAGATGAGAGTCAAAGCCTTACAGTGGAATGGGGCTGACTGGAAACTCTATCAGCATTTTAATGCTACCCTCTGGGCCAGAGTCGAGGCTTATGGGAGAGaaagaatgaagcaggaggtaGAGGAGCTGAGGAGAAGAAACGCTGAGATGAAGGACATCTGTATTGAAGGCGGACGTGCAGTTGAAGCACAAAAGATTGAGAACAGCCGTTTCCTGCCCTGGCAGCCAGTTGGAGAAACTTCCATCCTGGGTTACAACATGAAGAAAGATACTGATCCGAGATTCAGGACACTGTGTGAAAAAATGCTCACACCTGAAATACAGTACTTATCAGAGCTGGGTGTAAGCCTGTGGATAACAAGACTATGGGGGTGGTTAAAAGATGCTATCTACTGA
- the gal3st1b gene encoding galactosylceramide sulfotransferase isoform X1, with translation MSGIKGTKCKALLRVLVPWVLLTNIILALYCLTNPSQVKLRESQEDTCPLNMGKLQKKSLITQSHSKECSPRTNIMFMKTHKTGSSTILNILFRFGEKHKLRFAFPDGRNDFFYPSPFLCSQVKDYRPGECFNIVCNHMRFDHQEVSKLLPPDSVYITILRDPVDLFESSFHYYHRAVPLTWKIRGENKLTEFLNSPRAFYSPEAFNSFYLKNVLFFDFGLDNNLEADDPRVMKEIKNLSKRFHLVLIAEYFEESLILLKDLLCWTMEDILYFKLNARRSSSKSHLDAEMRVKALQWNGADWKLYQHFNATLWARVEAYGRERMKQEVEELRRRNAEMKDICIEGGRAVEAQKIENSRFLPWQPVGETSILGYNMKKDTDPRFRTLCEKMLTPEIQYLSELGVSLWITRLWGWLKDAIY, from the exons ATGTCAGGCATCAAAGGAACTAAATGCAAAGCTCTATTACGAGTTCTGGTTCCGTGGGTTTTATTGACCAATATCATCCTGGCGCTGTACTGCTTGACAAACCCAAGCCAAGTGAAACTCAG GGAGTCCCAAGAAGACACGTGCCCCCTAAACATGGGCAAATTACAGAAGAAAAGTTTGATCACGCAGTCTCACTCAAAAGAGTGCTCACCTAGAACAAACATCATGTTTATGAAGACACATAAAACTGGTAGTAGCACCATCTTAAATATCCTCTTCAGGTTTGGAGAAAAGCACAAGCTCAGGTTTGCGTTTCCTGATGGGCGCAATGACTTCTTCTACCCTTCGCCGTTCCTGTGCTCCCAGGTGAAGGACTACAGACCTGGAGAATGTTTCAACATTGTTTGCAACCACATGCGCTTTGATCATCAAGAGGTATCTAAGCTCCTGCCCCCAGACAGCGTGTACATCACCATCTTGCGTGACCCGGTGGATCTCTTCGAGTCTTCTTTTCATTACTACCACAGAGCAGTTCCCCTTACGTGGAAAATCAGAGGAGAGAATAAACTGACAGAGTTTCTGAACAGCCCTCGGGCTTTCTACAGTCCGGAGGCTTTTAACTCATTTTACCTTAAAAATGTGCTCTTTTTTGATTTTGGTTTGGATAACAACCTCGAGGCGGATGATCCTCGTGTcatgaaagaaattaaaaacttATCAAAGCGCTTTCATCTGGTCCTCATAGCAGAATATTTCGAGGAGTCTCTTATTCTGCTGAAGGATTTGCTCTGTTGGACAATGGAGGACATACTGTACTTTAAGCTTAATGCTCGCAGGAGCTCATCTAAGTCTCACCTGGATGCTGAGATGAGAGTCAAAGCCTTACAGTGGAATGGGGCTGACTGGAAACTCTATCAGCATTTTAATGCTACCCTCTGGGCCAGAGTCGAGGCTTATGGGAGAGaaagaatgaagcaggaggtaGAGGAGCTGAGGAGAAGAAACGCTGAGATGAAGGACATCTGTATTGAAGGCGGACGTGCAGTTGAAGCACAAAAGATTGAGAACAGCCGTTTCCTGCCCTGGCAGCCAGTTGGAGAAACTTCCATCCTGGGTTACAACATGAAGAAAGATACTGATCCGAGATTCAGGACACTGTGTGAAAAAATGCTCACACCTGAAATACAGTACTTATCAGAGCTGGGTGTAAGCCTGTGGATAACAAGACTATGGGGGTGGTTAAAAGATGCTATCTACTGA
- the prodha gene encoding proline dehydrogenase 1, mitochondrial isoform X2 yields the protein MRERGGRMELMDLGRKLLGKWMFEKLMKMTFYGQFVAGENHNTIKPLIRKNEAYGVGAILDYSVEEDLTQEEAEKKEMDSCVSEAEKESPGRDHREKKYKAHRQFGDRRGGVISARTYFYADEAKCDYQMETFINCIKASGGASNDGFSAIKLTALGRPQFLLQFSEVLVKWRRFFNFLAAQQGKSEMMVLEQKLELEQLKENLTQLGVGAKDDIDNWFTGEKLGLSGTIDLLDWNSLINDTTKISNLFMVPNLQTGHLEPLLNIFTAEEERQMKRMLQRVDILAKHAVENGVRLMVDAEQTYFRPAISRLTLEMQRKFNREKPIIFNTYQCYLKEAYDNVTLDVELSRRENWHFGAKLVRGAYMYQERARAKEIGYEDPINPDYEATNRMYHKCLEYVLEEIEHSRKANVMVATHNEDTVKFTLDKMNEMGLSPTENKVFFGQLLGMCDQISFPLGQAGFPVYKYIPYGPVNEVIPYLSRRAQENRGFMKGSQRERSLLWKELKRRLLAGQIIYKPAY from the exons atgagagagagaggaggacggATGGAG TTGATGGATCTGGGTAGGAAGCTGCTTGGAAAGTGGATGTTTGAGAAGCTGATGAAGATGACCTTCTATGGACAGTTTGTGGCCGGGGAAAACCACAACACCATCAAACCTTTAATTCGGAAGAATGAGGCCTATGGTGTGGGGGCAATTTTGGACTATAGTGTGGAAGAAGACTTGAcacaagaggaagcagagaaGAAGGAGATGGA ttcatgTGTTTctgaggcagagaaagaaagtCCAG GCAGGGATCATCGTGAGAAGAAGTACAAGGCCCATCGTCAGTTTGGAGACAGGCGTGGGGGAGTTATCAGTGCACGAACCTACTTCTATGCAGATGAAGCCAAATGTGATTACCAAATGGAGACATTCATAAACTGCATTAAAGCCTCTG GTGGAGCCTCTAATGATGGCTTTTCTGCTATCAAACTGACTGCACTGGGACGCCCACAGTTCCTT CTCCAGTTTTCTGAAGTCCTGGTTAAATGGAGGCGGTTCTTTAACTTCCTCGCAGCGCAACAGGGAAAATCTGAAATGATGGTTTTGGAACAAAAGCTGGAGCTGGAGCAACTCAAG GAAAATTTGACTCAGCTGGGTGTTGGAGCCAAAGACGACATTGATAACTGGTTTACTGGAGAGAAGCTGGGTTTGTCAGG AACAATAGATCTGTTGGACTGGAACAGTTTAATAAATGACACAACAAAGATCTCCAATCTCTTTATGGTGCCAAACCTTCAG ACTGGCCACCTGGAGCCTTTGTTGAATATATTCACAGCAGAAGAAGAGAGGCAGATGAAGAGAATGCTGCAGAGAGTGGATATTCTAGCCAAG CATGCCGTAGAGAACGGGGTGAGGCTAATGGTGGATGCTGAGCAGACATACTTTCGACCAGCTATCAGTCGCCTGACCCTGGAAATGCAGAGGAAATTCAACAGAGAAAAGCCAATTATTTTCAACACCTACCAGTGTTACCTCAAG GAAGCCTATGACAATGTAACCTTGGACGTTGAGCTGTCTCGGCGGGAGAATTGGCACTTTGGTGCCAAACTTGTTCGCGGAGCCTACATGTACCAAGAGAGGGCCAGAGCAAAGGAAATTGGATATGAGGATCCAATAAACCCAGACTATGAGGCCACAAACAGGATGTATCATAA GTGTTTGGAGTATGTGCTGGAGGAGATTGAACACAGCAGGAAAGCAAATGTCATGGTTGCAACTCACAACGAGGACACAGTGAAGTTCACTCTCGACAA gatGAATGAGATGGGTCTGTCACCCACTGAGAATAAAGTTTTCTTTGGACAGCTGCTGGGGATGTGTGACCAGATCAGCTTCCCACTAG GCCAAGCAGGTTTTCCAGTCTACAAATACATTCCATATGGCCCCGTCAACGAAGTAATCCCCTATCTGTCCCGCCGTGCTCAAGAGAACCGTGGCTTCATGAAGGGATCCCAAAGAGAGAGGAGCCTGctgtggaaggagctgaaacgCAGACTGCTGGCTGGTCAGATTATCTACAAGCCTGCTTACTGA
- the prodha gene encoding proline dehydrogenase 1, mitochondrial isoform X1 — protein sequence MSYTKFVAPLVRANSGNIRKLSVSSVRCRSTVASTKTREEKEQQQMDGCTVVEAAPVEVISQTKNVANSQLNKIHIDFDNTREAYKSKGNIELLRSLLVFKLCTFDILVDKNKELMDLGRKLLGKWMFEKLMKMTFYGQFVAGENHNTIKPLIRKNEAYGVGAILDYSVEEDLTQEEAEKKEMDSCVSEAEKESPGRDHREKKYKAHRQFGDRRGGVISARTYFYADEAKCDYQMETFINCIKASGGASNDGFSAIKLTALGRPQFLLQFSEVLVKWRRFFNFLAAQQGKSEMMVLEQKLELEQLKENLTQLGVGAKDDIDNWFTGEKLGLSGTIDLLDWNSLINDTTKISNLFMVPNLQTGHLEPLLNIFTAEEERQMKRMLQRVDILAKHAVENGVRLMVDAEQTYFRPAISRLTLEMQRKFNREKPIIFNTYQCYLKEAYDNVTLDVELSRRENWHFGAKLVRGAYMYQERARAKEIGYEDPINPDYEATNRMYHKCLEYVLEEIEHSRKANVMVATHNEDTVKFTLDKMNEMGLSPTENKVFFGQLLGMCDQISFPLGQAGFPVYKYIPYGPVNEVIPYLSRRAQENRGFMKGSQRERSLLWKELKRRLLAGQIIYKPAY from the exons atGTCGTACACTAAGTTTGTTGCACCCTTGGTCAGGGCAAACTCCGGCAACATCAGAAAACTGTCCGTTTCGTCTGTGAGATGTCGCTCAACAGTCGCATCCACCAAAACTCGAGAAgagaaggagcagcagcagatggaTGGGTGCACCGTGGTGGAAGCTGCGCCGGTGGAAGTCATCAGTCAGACCAAAAATGTTGCAAACTCTCAGCTTAATAAAATCCATATTGACTTCGATAACACGCGGGAAGCCTATAAAAGCAAGGGTAACATTGAACTGCTCCGGAGTCTGCTGGTCTTCAAACTGTGCACGTTTGACATCCTggttgacaaaaacaaagag TTGATGGATCTGGGTAGGAAGCTGCTTGGAAAGTGGATGTTTGAGAAGCTGATGAAGATGACCTTCTATGGACAGTTTGTGGCCGGGGAAAACCACAACACCATCAAACCTTTAATTCGGAAGAATGAGGCCTATGGTGTGGGGGCAATTTTGGACTATAGTGTGGAAGAAGACTTGAcacaagaggaagcagagaaGAAGGAGATGGA ttcatgTGTTTctgaggcagagaaagaaagtCCAG GCAGGGATCATCGTGAGAAGAAGTACAAGGCCCATCGTCAGTTTGGAGACAGGCGTGGGGGAGTTATCAGTGCACGAACCTACTTCTATGCAGATGAAGCCAAATGTGATTACCAAATGGAGACATTCATAAACTGCATTAAAGCCTCTG GTGGAGCCTCTAATGATGGCTTTTCTGCTATCAAACTGACTGCACTGGGACGCCCACAGTTCCTT CTCCAGTTTTCTGAAGTCCTGGTTAAATGGAGGCGGTTCTTTAACTTCCTCGCAGCGCAACAGGGAAAATCTGAAATGATGGTTTTGGAACAAAAGCTGGAGCTGGAGCAACTCAAG GAAAATTTGACTCAGCTGGGTGTTGGAGCCAAAGACGACATTGATAACTGGTTTACTGGAGAGAAGCTGGGTTTGTCAGG AACAATAGATCTGTTGGACTGGAACAGTTTAATAAATGACACAACAAAGATCTCCAATCTCTTTATGGTGCCAAACCTTCAG ACTGGCCACCTGGAGCCTTTGTTGAATATATTCACAGCAGAAGAAGAGAGGCAGATGAAGAGAATGCTGCAGAGAGTGGATATTCTAGCCAAG CATGCCGTAGAGAACGGGGTGAGGCTAATGGTGGATGCTGAGCAGACATACTTTCGACCAGCTATCAGTCGCCTGACCCTGGAAATGCAGAGGAAATTCAACAGAGAAAAGCCAATTATTTTCAACACCTACCAGTGTTACCTCAAG GAAGCCTATGACAATGTAACCTTGGACGTTGAGCTGTCTCGGCGGGAGAATTGGCACTTTGGTGCCAAACTTGTTCGCGGAGCCTACATGTACCAAGAGAGGGCCAGAGCAAAGGAAATTGGATATGAGGATCCAATAAACCCAGACTATGAGGCCACAAACAGGATGTATCATAA GTGTTTGGAGTATGTGCTGGAGGAGATTGAACACAGCAGGAAAGCAAATGTCATGGTTGCAACTCACAACGAGGACACAGTGAAGTTCACTCTCGACAA gatGAATGAGATGGGTCTGTCACCCACTGAGAATAAAGTTTTCTTTGGACAGCTGCTGGGGATGTGTGACCAGATCAGCTTCCCACTAG GCCAAGCAGGTTTTCCAGTCTACAAATACATTCCATATGGCCCCGTCAACGAAGTAATCCCCTATCTGTCCCGCCGTGCTCAAGAGAACCGTGGCTTCATGAAGGGATCCCAAAGAGAGAGGAGCCTGctgtggaaggagctgaaacgCAGACTGCTGGCTGGTCAGATTATCTACAAGCCTGCTTACTGA